From a region of the Fischerella sp. JS2 genome:
- a CDS encoding sensor histidine kinase — protein sequence MLDFCLPDMTGLEFLDELQQQKLEMPLPVIMLTGQGDERVAVQAMKRGVQDYLVKQYLQPDTLQLTVRNAIQQSLLQKQFSKIQHQQQLAAAIALRIRQSLHREQILQTAVSEVQQLLLCDRVVVYQVDEKVSELYLTKLCETGLTSYTDPIAKFTSFLRKNYQSSIEEIGGATTFRKAKASIILSENRKKNQQAYLVVPLVLNNQGESTKVWGLLVACLGSNQRQWQTDEIEIFNQLARQLEIAIQQAEQFRQALEVSETQKQLNAFKSQFVSTVSHEYRTPLASILAAASTLKQHGDTLDEAKNQQFLQLIEDKARQMSQLVDDLLIIEKFEFGKAKFTPLPFELLQFFADIIEEQRQTLSDRHRLIFKITGNTKGFWGDHKLLRQILVNLLSNAIKYSPDQGNIEVHLMGNDSHIIFEVKDEGIGIPIAEQEHLFQTFSRGSNVGTIPGTGLGLAIVKACVELHGGEISLESQEDQGTKVTVYLQKKLASE from the coding sequence GCAAGCAATGAAACGTGGTGTTCAAGATTATCTGGTGAAGCAATATCTACAACCAGATACGCTGCAATTAACCGTCCGCAATGCGATTCAGCAGTCACTCCTACAAAAGCAGTTCAGCAAGATACAACATCAACAACAATTAGCTGCGGCGATCGCACTGCGTATTCGTCAGTCACTTCACCGAGAACAAATTTTACAGACAGCTGTCAGCGAAGTACAGCAGTTATTATTGTGCGATCGCGTTGTAGTTTATCAGGTTGATGAAAAAGTCAGCGAACTCTATTTGACAAAACTGTGTGAGACAGGCTTGACTAGTTACACTGATCCGATTGCCAAATTTACATCTTTCCTAAGAAAAAATTACCAATCCAGTATTGAAGAAATTGGAGGAGCAACTACATTTAGGAAAGCGAAAGCGTCAATCATCTTGTCGGAAAATCGAAAAAAGAATCAACAAGCATATCTGGTAGTTCCTCTGGTGTTAAATAATCAAGGAGAATCTACTAAAGTTTGGGGTTTGTTGGTTGCGTGTCTAGGTTCAAATCAGCGCCAGTGGCAGACAGATGAAATCGAGATCTTTAATCAATTAGCTAGACAGTTGGAGATCGCTATCCAACAAGCTGAACAATTTCGGCAAGCTTTGGAAGTTTCCGAAACCCAAAAGCAGCTTAACGCCTTTAAATCTCAATTTGTTTCTACAGTTTCTCATGAATATCGCACCCCCTTAGCATCGATCTTGGCAGCCGCATCAACACTCAAACAACATGGCGACACTTTAGATGAAGCTAAAAATCAACAATTTTTGCAACTAATTGAAGACAAAGCCAGACAAATGAGCCAACTGGTTGATGATCTGTTGATAATTGAGAAATTTGAATTCGGCAAAGCCAAGTTCACACCACTGCCATTTGAATTGCTGCAATTTTTTGCTGACATTATTGAAGAACAGCGACAGACTTTGAGCGATCGCCATAGGTTAATCTTTAAGATTACAGGAAATACCAAGGGCTTTTGGGGTGATCACAAGCTTTTGCGGCAAATTTTGGTCAATTTACTATCGAACGCCATTAAATACTCTCCAGATCAAGGCAATATAGAAGTTCACCTGATGGGAAACGATTCGCATATCATTTTTGAGGTTAAAGATGAGGGAATTGGCATACCCATCGCCGAGCAAGAACATTTGTTTCAAACTTTTAGTCGCGGCAGCAACGTTGGTACAATTCCCGGAACAGGTTTAGGATTAGCGATCGTCAAAGCCTGTGTCGAGTTACACGGTGGTGAAATTAGTTTAGAAAGTCAAGAAGATCAAGGAACAAAGGTAACTGTTTACTTACAGAAAAAATTAGCTTCAGAGTAG